One region of Seriola aureovittata isolate HTS-2021-v1 ecotype China chromosome 15, ASM2101889v1, whole genome shotgun sequence genomic DNA includes:
- the drd1b gene encoding dopamine receptor D1b produces MDQNFSTVRDGKQLLPERDSSKRVLTGCFLFLLIFTTLLGNTLVCAAVTKFRHLRSKVTNFFVISLAISDLLVAILVMPWKAATEIVGFWPFGAFCNVWVAFDIMCSTASILNLCVISVDRYWAISSPFRYERKMTPKVACLMISVAWTLSVLISFIPVQLNWHKAQTTSYAELNGTYPGDLPPDNCDSSLNRTYAISSSLISFYIPVAIMIVTYTRIYRIAQKQIRRISALERAAESAKNRHSSMGNSSNMESESSFKMSFKRETKVLKTLSVIMGVFVCCWLPFFILNCMVPFCEPNLPDGATDFPCISSTTFDVFVWFGWANSSLNPIIYAFNADFRKAFSILLGCHRLCPGSNAIEIVSINNNMGAPTSNPNCQYQPKSHIPKEGNHSASYVIPHSILCQEEELQKKDGCGGEIEVGMVNSALEKLSPAISGNLDSDTEVTLEKINPITQNGQHKAVSC; encoded by the coding sequence ATGGATCAGAATTTCTCAACGGTTCGAGATGGCAAGCAGCTGCTACCAGAGAGAGACTCGTCCAAGCGTGTGCTGACGGGatgcttcctcttcctcctcatcttcaccaCGCTGCTGGGCAACACGCTCGTGTGTGCTGCCGTCACCAAGTTTCGACACTTGAGGTCGAAGGTCACCAACTTCTTTGTCATCTCGCTGGCCATCTCTGACCTGCTGGTAGCTATCTTGGTGATGCCGTGGAAGGCGGCGACAGAGATCGTGGGGTTTTGGCCGTTTGGCGCGTTCTGCAACGTTTGGGTGGCGTTCGACATCATGTGCTCCACTGCCTCAATCTTGAACCTGTGTGTGATTAGTGTCGACCGTTACTGGGCCATCTCGAGCCCATTCCGCTATGAACGCAAGATGACCCCTAAGGTGGCGTGTCTGATGATCAGCGTGGCGTGGACCCTGTCCGTCCTCATCTCCTTCATCCCTGTTCAGCTTAACTGGCACAAAGCTCAGACCACCAGCTACGCAGAGCTAAATGGAACATACCCTGGTGATCTTCCCCCTGACAACTGTGACTCAAGCCTTAACAGGACCTACgccatctcctcctcccttaTCAGCTTCTACATCCCTGTGGCTATTATGATCGTTACCTACACCCGGATCTACCGCATTGCCCAGAAACAGATCCGGAGAATATCTGCCCTGGAGCGGGCAGCAGAGAGTGCCAAAAACCGCCACAGCAGCATGGGGAATAGTTCGAACATGGAAAGTGAGAGCTCATTCAAAATGTCGTTCAAACGAGAAACCAAAGTCTTAAAGACGCTCTCAGTCATCAtgggagtgtttgtgtgctgctgGTTGCCCTTCTTCATCCTTAACTGCATGGTTCCGTTCTGCGAGCCGAACTTGCCAGATGGTGCCACGGACTTCCCATGTATCAGCTCCACCACCTTCGATGTGTTCGTGTGGTTTGGCTGGGCAAACTCCTCGCTCAACCCCATCATCTATGCCTTCAACGCCGACTTCCGTAAGGCCTTCTCCATCCTCCTGGGTTGCCACCGGCTCTGCCCGGGCAGCAACGCCATCGAGATCGTCAGCATTAACAACAACATGGGCGCCCCTACCTCAAACCCCAACTGTCAGTATCAGCCCAAGAGTCACATCCCAAAGGAGGGCAACCATTCAGCCAGCTACGTGATTCCCCACAGCATCCTGTGCCAGGAGGAGGAGTTACAGAAGAAGGACGGATGTGGAGGGGAGATCGAGGTGGGGATGGTAAACAGTGCCCTGGAGAAACTCTCCCCAGCCATCTCTGGGAATTTAGACAGCGACACTGAGGTCACACTGGAAAAGATCAATCCCATAACACAGAACGGACAGCATAAAGCCGTGTCATGTTGA